The Geodermatophilaceae bacterium NBWT11 genome has a segment encoding these proteins:
- a CDS encoding protein phosphatase, translating into MTWTAGAPGVVELPSGRLVRGRGLREELLDPAFGLVLLGRDRPVAWPHRWVAWPDFRLPRSPADLRDALVDLLSRAATERVEVACAGGTGRTGTALACLAVLDGVPPAEAVAWVRTAYRRRAVETPAQRRFVQDFPRTARTSSDS; encoded by the coding sequence GTGACCTGGACGGCGGGCGCCCCCGGCGTCGTGGAGCTGCCATCGGGCCGCCTGGTGCGCGGACGCGGTCTGCGCGAGGAGCTCCTCGACCCCGCGTTCGGGCTGGTGCTGTTGGGCCGGGACCGCCCGGTGGCCTGGCCGCACCGCTGGGTGGCGTGGCCGGACTTTCGGCTCCCCCGCTCCCCCGCCGACCTGCGGGACGCGCTGGTCGACCTGCTGTCCCGGGCAGCCACCGAGCGGGTGGAGGTGGCCTGCGCCGGGGGCACCGGCCGCACCGGCACCGCCCTCGCCTGCCTGGCCGTCCTGGACGGCGTGCCGCCGGCCGAGGCGGTCGCCTGGGTGCGGACGGCGTACCGGCGCCGGGCGGTGGAGACCCCCGCCCAGCGCCGGTTCGTGCAGGACTTCCCCCGCACCGCCCGCACGTCGAGTGACAGCTGA
- a CDS encoding acyl-CoA thioesterase, translating to MRFSVQVPMRWSDMDAYQHVNNVAFLGYFESARVALFFDQPTHDEITGLRRGIVVAKHEISYKRSVVYDAAPLEVQIWCSDVRAAAFTCHYELFDHGRLAVTGSTLLVPVDFALNRPRRLTADEKEFIGAHLDEGPLPTSS from the coding sequence GTGAGGTTCTCGGTGCAGGTCCCGATGCGCTGGTCGGACATGGACGCCTACCAGCACGTCAACAACGTCGCCTTCCTCGGCTACTTCGAGTCCGCGCGGGTGGCGCTGTTCTTCGACCAGCCCACCCACGACGAGATCACCGGGCTGCGCCGCGGCATCGTCGTCGCCAAGCACGAGATCAGCTACAAGCGGTCGGTGGTCTACGACGCCGCGCCGCTCGAGGTGCAGATCTGGTGCTCCGACGTGCGCGCGGCGGCCTTCACCTGCCACTACGAGCTCTTCGACCACGGCCGGCTGGCCGTCACCGGCAGCACGCTGCTCGTCCCGGTGGACTTCGCGCTGAACCGGCCGCGCCGGCTCACCGCGGACGAGAAGGAGTTCATCGGCGCGCACCTGGACGAGGGCCCGCTGCCCACCAGCAGCTAG
- a CDS encoding sulfurase, producing the protein MVSVSAAQALPGVGLAGDRYALGGGTWADWPDGEKQLTLVDADAVAEVAAELGVPFTPADTRRNVVTRGIDLPGLVGRWFVLGDVLAFGMKRCPPCRHLATLTGLPLVRPMAHRGGINVRVYSAGTIAVGSAVRVVSDAEAASLGAPADRPVPV; encoded by the coding sequence ATGGTGTCGGTGTCCGCCGCGCAGGCGCTGCCCGGGGTGGGGCTGGCCGGTGACCGCTACGCCCTGGGTGGCGGCACCTGGGCGGACTGGCCCGACGGGGAGAAGCAGCTGACCCTCGTCGACGCCGACGCCGTCGCCGAGGTGGCCGCCGAGCTGGGCGTGCCGTTCACCCCGGCCGACACCCGGCGCAACGTGGTGACGCGCGGCATCGACCTGCCCGGCCTGGTGGGCCGGTGGTTCGTGCTCGGCGACGTGCTCGCCTTCGGGATGAAGCGCTGCCCGCCGTGCCGGCACCTCGCCACGCTGACCGGTCTGCCGCTGGTGAGGCCGATGGCCCACCGTGGCGGCATCAACGTCCGGGTCTACTCGGCCGGGACCATCGCGGTCGGCAGTGCGGTGCGGGTGGTCTCCGACGCCGAGGCCGCCTCCCTGGGCGCTCCGGCCGACCGCCCGGTGCCGGTCTAG
- a CDS encoding energy-coupling factor transporter transmembrane protein EcfT, which yields MTLALYVASGSPVHRVPAGVKLALLAAGSLLLFVFASWPVVLGGLAVVLLVGLGLAGLPSAVLWQQARAVLWVLLALLVVHVLVDGWRVGLTEGGLAVTRLLTLVLAAAVVTATSRVSEMVEVVERVCSPLRVFGVRPARIGLLVAMTLRFIPVISERAARIREAQAARGGAGRGPRAQARIVVPLLVQVLVLAHTLAEALDARGADSEA from the coding sequence GTGACCCTCGCGCTCTACGTCGCCTCGGGCAGCCCGGTGCACCGGGTGCCCGCCGGGGTCAAGCTCGCCCTGCTGGCGGCCGGCAGCCTGCTGCTGTTCGTGTTCGCGTCCTGGCCGGTCGTGCTGGGCGGGCTGGCCGTCGTGCTGCTGGTCGGCCTCGGCCTGGCCGGACTCCCCTCGGCCGTGTTGTGGCAGCAGGCCCGGGCGGTGCTCTGGGTGCTGCTGGCCCTGCTCGTCGTGCACGTGCTCGTGGACGGCTGGCGCGTGGGCCTGACCGAGGGCGGGCTGGCCGTGACCCGGTTGCTCACCCTCGTGCTGGCCGCCGCCGTCGTCACCGCCACCAGCCGGGTGAGCGAGATGGTCGAGGTGGTCGAGCGGGTCTGCTCGCCGCTGCGGGTGTTCGGGGTGCGCCCGGCCCGGATCGGCCTGCTCGTCGCCATGACGCTGCGCTTCATCCCGGTGATCAGCGAACGCGCCGCCCGGATCCGGGAGGCCCAGGCCGCCCGCGGTGGGGCAGGCCGGGGGCCGCGGGCGCAGGCCAGGATCGTCGTCCCGCTGCTGGTGCAGGTGCTGGTGCTGGCCCACACCCTCGCCGAGGCGCTGGACGCCCGCGGGGCAGACTCCGAGGCGTGA
- a CDS encoding ABC transporter ATP-binding protein, whose translation MELRDVGHAYGERTVLTDLTVTLHEQRVGVVGANGSGKSTLARLLNGLVLPTSGEVLVDGLSTTTELRAVRRRVGFVFQDPDAQIVHPTVAEDVAYGLQNQGVPPAERATRVAEALVRFGLDGHADHPAHLLSGGQKQLLAIAGVVVMRPDRIVFDEPTTLLDLLNTRRIADLITTLEERVVVVTHDLDLLTDFDRVLVVDRGRIAADDAPAPALAAYRALMDARR comes from the coding sequence ATCGAGCTGCGCGACGTCGGGCACGCCTACGGCGAGCGGACCGTCCTCACCGACCTGACGGTGACCCTGCACGAGCAGCGGGTCGGCGTCGTCGGGGCCAACGGCTCGGGCAAGTCCACCCTGGCCCGGCTGCTCAACGGCCTCGTGCTCCCCACCAGCGGCGAGGTGCTGGTGGACGGGCTGTCCACCACCACCGAACTGCGCGCCGTCCGCCGCCGGGTCGGCTTCGTCTTCCAGGACCCCGACGCCCAGATCGTGCACCCGACGGTCGCCGAGGACGTCGCCTACGGACTGCAGAACCAGGGCGTGCCCCCGGCCGAGCGCGCCACCCGGGTGGCCGAGGCGCTGGTCCGGTTCGGGCTCGACGGGCACGCCGACCACCCCGCCCACCTGCTGTCCGGCGGGCAGAAGCAGCTGCTGGCGATTGCCGGGGTGGTCGTGATGCGCCCGGACCGGATCGTCTTCGACGAGCCCACCACGCTGCTCGACCTGCTCAACACCCGCCGGATCGCCGACCTGATCACCACCCTGGAGGAACGGGTCGTCGTGGTCACCCACGACCTGGACCTGCTGACCGACTTCGACCGGGTGCTGGTCGTCGACCGCGGCCGGATCGCCGCCGACGACGCCCCCGCACCCGCGCTGGCGGCCTACCGGGCCCTGATGGACGCCCGCCGGTGA
- a CDS encoding biotin transporter BioY, whose amino-acid sequence MKTRDLALVALFAALTAVLGLVPAIDVGPVPITAQTLGVMLAGSVLGARRGFLAMLLFLVLVAVGLPVLPGGGGGLAVFAGPTAGYLLAWPVGAAVIGFVTERVWSHYNLAWAVVANVVGGIVVVYAVGVTVLALVLDLSFGAALASGAVPFLIGDAVKVAIASVVAVQVRRAYPVIERPRRAATAP is encoded by the coding sequence GTGAAGACCAGGGACCTCGCACTCGTCGCGCTCTTCGCCGCCCTCACCGCCGTTCTCGGCCTGGTGCCGGCGATCGACGTCGGGCCGGTGCCGATCACCGCCCAGACCCTCGGGGTGATGCTCGCCGGCTCGGTGCTGGGCGCCCGCCGCGGCTTCCTGGCCATGCTGCTGTTCCTGGTCCTGGTGGCCGTCGGGCTGCCCGTGCTGCCCGGTGGCGGGGGCGGACTGGCCGTCTTCGCCGGCCCCACCGCCGGCTACCTGCTGGCCTGGCCCGTCGGTGCCGCCGTGATCGGGTTCGTCACCGAGCGGGTGTGGTCGCACTACAACCTGGCCTGGGCCGTGGTGGCCAACGTCGTCGGCGGCATCGTGGTCGTCTACGCCGTGGGCGTGACGGTGCTCGCCCTGGTCCTGGACCTGTCCTTCGGTGCCGCCCTCGCCTCCGGCGCGGTGCCGTTCCTGATCGGCGACGCGGTCAAGGTCGCCATCGCCAGCGTGGTCGCCGTCCAGGTGCGCCGGGCCTACCCGGTGATCGAGCGGCCCCGCCGGGCGGCCACGGCCCCGTGA
- a CDS encoding sugar ABC transporter ATP-binding protein, whose amino-acid sequence MALLQVVGLTHSFGPRRVLRGVDLTVEPGEVVGLVGANGAGKSTLGDVVAGITAPDGGSMSLAGRPYAPLSPEDARHLGVGVVEQLVRIDPTLTVAQALTRRTGTAGLTPEAVREEAAAVLATVGLDLDPDLPVGDLPRFVHGLVEAARVLAEDTRVVVLDEVSAALTGSEVAALHAVAGRLRAQGRGVLYISHRLPEMLEVVDRVLVLRDGVIAADSPAAGLDPARLAAATLDGAALVPRPRPPVDAAPVRLPSRSPKRVSTATAEVALRLRGLRVAGHVEGVDLDVHRGEVLGLTGDRTSGLRELAAALAGLVPASTEQGPLTLRLPTYAPDDDAYGVDPGETIVRTLVDEPWGRPTDLSTEIASLRGVIKTVHELHVNTGSIRTVFGALSGGDQHKLALARWMADAGEVVVVHEPTRGLDLRSRREVRRVVDEATARGTAVVVVSVDPDELVEFCDRVGVLAGGRLVRWVDPVGSDPTAVRDLVLAPTG is encoded by the coding sequence ATGGCCCTGCTGCAGGTGGTCGGACTGACCCACTCGTTCGGCCCGCGCCGCGTGCTGCGCGGGGTGGACCTGACCGTGGAGCCCGGCGAGGTGGTCGGCCTGGTGGGCGCCAACGGCGCCGGCAAGTCCACCCTCGGGGACGTCGTCGCCGGCATCACCGCCCCCGACGGCGGGTCGATGAGCCTGGCCGGACGGCCCTACGCCCCGCTGTCGCCCGAGGACGCCCGGCACCTGGGGGTCGGGGTGGTCGAGCAGCTGGTGCGCATCGACCCGACGCTCACCGTCGCCCAGGCCCTCACCCGTCGCACGGGCACCGCCGGGCTCACGCCCGAGGCCGTCCGCGAGGAGGCGGCCGCCGTGCTCGCCACCGTCGGGCTGGACCTGGACCCCGACCTGCCCGTCGGCGACCTCCCCCGCTTCGTGCACGGCCTCGTGGAGGCCGCGCGGGTGCTGGCCGAGGACACCCGGGTGGTGGTGCTCGACGAGGTGTCCGCGGCGCTCACCGGGTCCGAGGTCGCCGCGCTGCACGCCGTCGCCGGCCGGCTGCGTGCCCAGGGCCGCGGGGTGCTCTACATCAGCCACCGGCTCCCCGAGATGCTCGAGGTCGTGGACCGCGTGCTGGTCCTGCGGGACGGCGTCATCGCCGCCGACAGCCCCGCCGCCGGGCTGGACCCCGCCCGGCTGGCCGCGGCCACCCTGGACGGCGCGGCCCTGGTCCCGCGCCCCCGCCCCCCGGTCGACGCCGCACCCGTCCGGCTGCCCTCGCGGAGCCCGAAGCGGGTCTCCACCGCCACCGCCGAGGTGGCGTTGCGCCTGCGCGGTCTCCGGGTGGCCGGCCACGTCGAGGGGGTGGACCTCGACGTGCACCGGGGCGAGGTGCTCGGCCTGACCGGCGACCGCACGTCGGGGCTGCGCGAGCTCGCCGCCGCCCTGGCCGGCCTCGTGCCCGCCAGCACCGAGCAGGGCCCGCTCACCCTGCGGCTGCCCACCTACGCCCCGGACGACGACGCCTACGGGGTGGACCCGGGCGAGACGATCGTCCGCACCCTGGTCGACGAGCCGTGGGGCCGGCCTACCGACCTCAGCACCGAGATCGCCTCGCTGCGCGGGGTGATCAAGACCGTGCACGAGCTGCACGTCAACACCGGGAGCATCCGCACCGTGTTCGGGGCGCTCTCCGGCGGGGACCAGCACAAGCTGGCCCTGGCCCGGTGGATGGCCGACGCGGGCGAGGTGGTGGTCGTGCACGAACCGACCCGCGGACTGGACCTGCGGTCCCGGCGCGAGGTGCGGCGGGTCGTCGACGAGGCCACCGCGCGCGGCACCGCGGTCGTGGTGGTCTCGGTGGACCCCGACGAGCTGGTGGAGTTCTGCGACCGGGTCGGGGTGCTGGCCGGCGGCCGGCTCGTCCGGTGGGTCGACCCGGTCGGGTCGGACCCGACCGCCGTCCGCGACCTCGTGCTGGCACCGACCGGCTGA
- a CDS encoding glycoside hydrolase family 13 protein yields the protein MSTAPSTDWWREAVFYQVYIRSFADGGDDGVGDLAGLRARLPELVALGVDALWINPFFPSPMADHGYDVSDPRDVEPVFGDLGEFDALLAEAHGHGIRVTIDLVPNHTSDQRDWFVQALADGPGSPARARYVFRDGTGPDGAEPPNNWPSIFGGPAWTRVPDGQWYLHLFAPEQPDLDFTHPEVLEDLAQTLRFWLARGVDGFRIDVAHGMVKADGLPDVDFDEAGLFDDHGPTDPRLDVDGVHDVHRMIRRVLDEHPGAMTVGEVWVADDERLARYLRPDELHSAFNFRLLTADWDVEELRDAVVHSLASVADTPAPPCWVLSNHDRPRHVTRYGDGELGTRRARAAALLQLALPGMAFVYNGDELGMPDVDLPDEALTDPVWTRSGHTERGRDACRIPVPWSGDAPPYGFTAGTTTWLPMPEGWAGLTAAAQAADPDSVLSLYRAALQLRRTPLASGDVHWLTAPEGCLALRRDGGLVLWLNLSGAPVALPEGRLVLASAPVVEGLLPHDAAAWLEG from the coding sequence CGCCGACGGCGGGGACGACGGGGTGGGCGACCTCGCCGGGCTGCGGGCCCGGCTCCCCGAGCTCGTGGCCCTCGGTGTCGACGCGCTGTGGATCAACCCGTTCTTCCCCTCGCCGATGGCCGACCACGGCTACGACGTGTCCGACCCGCGGGACGTGGAGCCGGTGTTCGGCGACCTCGGGGAGTTCGACGCGCTGCTGGCCGAGGCACACGGCCACGGCATCCGGGTGACCATCGACCTGGTCCCCAACCACACCTCCGACCAGCGCGACTGGTTCGTCCAGGCGCTGGCCGACGGTCCGGGGTCACCGGCCCGGGCGCGCTACGTCTTCCGGGACGGCACCGGCCCCGACGGCGCCGAGCCGCCGAACAACTGGCCCTCGATCTTCGGTGGCCCGGCCTGGACCCGGGTGCCCGACGGCCAGTGGTACCTGCACCTGTTCGCCCCCGAGCAGCCCGACCTGGACTTCACCCACCCCGAGGTGCTCGAGGACCTCGCGCAGACGCTGCGCTTCTGGCTGGCCCGCGGGGTCGACGGCTTCCGGATCGACGTGGCGCACGGGATGGTCAAGGCCGACGGGCTGCCCGACGTCGACTTCGACGAGGCCGGTCTCTTCGACGACCACGGCCCCACCGACCCGCGGCTGGACGTCGACGGTGTGCACGACGTGCACCGGATGATCCGCCGCGTGCTGGACGAGCACCCCGGCGCGATGACCGTCGGTGAGGTGTGGGTGGCCGACGACGAGCGGCTGGCCCGGTACCTGCGCCCGGACGAGCTGCACTCGGCGTTCAACTTCCGGTTGCTGACCGCCGACTGGGACGTCGAGGAGCTGCGGGACGCCGTCGTGCACTCCCTCGCCTCGGTGGCCGACACCCCCGCCCCGCCGTGCTGGGTGCTGTCCAACCACGACCGGCCCCGGCACGTCACCCGCTACGGCGACGGCGAGCTGGGCACCCGCCGGGCGCGGGCCGCGGCCCTGCTCCAGCTGGCCCTGCCCGGGATGGCGTTCGTCTACAACGGCGACGAGCTCGGCATGCCCGACGTCGACCTGCCCGACGAGGCCCTGACCGACCCGGTCTGGACCCGCTCGGGGCACACCGAGCGGGGCCGCGACGCCTGCCGCATCCCGGTGCCGTGGTCCGGCGACGCCCCGCCCTACGGGTTCACCGCCGGGACGACGACCTGGCTGCCCATGCCCGAGGGCTGGGCCGGTCTCACGGCGGCGGCCCAGGCGGCCGACCCCGACTCGGTGCTGTCGCTGTACCGAGCTGCGCTCCAGCTGCGTCGCACGCCGCTGGCCAGCGGGGACGTGCACTGGCTGACGGCGCCGGAGGGCTGCCTGGCCCTGCGCCGGGACGGCGGACTGGTGCTCTGGCTCAACCTGTCCGGTGCCCCCGTGGCGCTGCCGGAGGGACGCCTCGTGCTGGCCAGCGCACCGGTGGTCGAGGGCCTGCTGCCGCACGACGCGGCCGCCTGGCTCGAGGGCTGA